The following coding sequences are from one Paenibacillus sp. JDR-2 window:
- a CDS encoding sulfatase gives MKKPNILLITSDQQHWNTLGYFNNELSTPNLDRLIKAGTTFTRAYCPNPTCTPSRASIITGQYPSQHGAWTLGTKLLEDRHFVGEDFNSAGYKTALVGKAHFQPLSSTEEYPSLEAYPVLQDLEMWKQFNGPFYGFEHVELTRNHTNEAHVGQHYALWMEEKGCVNWRDYFLPPTGNMDPAITYKWPIPEKYHYNTWIAERTNALMEQYAEEDKPFFLWSSFFDPHPEYLVPEPWDTMYDPDSLTIPDIVPGEHDKNPPHFGLTQEDNPDFSPWAETGNGIHGYRSHHYYEYGEKKKLTDYDKKKLVAVYYGMISMMDKYIGTILDKLEELGIADNTVVVFTTDHGHFFGQHGLQAKGGFHYEDLIRLPFIVRYPGQVPAGVTSDAIQSLVDLAPTFLSLSGIPVPHAITGVDQSEVWRGTASAARDHAICEFRHEPTTIHQKTYVDQRYKITVYYNQTYGEIFDLQDDPSELNNLWDDPAYAALKSELLLKYIWAELGKEPMPMPRISGA, from the coding sequence TTGAAAAAACCAAACATTTTGTTGATTACAAGCGATCAGCAGCACTGGAATACGCTAGGTTATTTCAATAACGAATTAAGCACGCCCAATTTAGACCGTCTTATTAAGGCCGGCACAACCTTTACGAGAGCCTACTGTCCGAATCCGACCTGCACGCCAAGCCGTGCATCCATTATTACGGGCCAATACCCAAGCCAGCATGGCGCTTGGACGCTTGGAACCAAGCTTCTGGAAGACCGGCACTTCGTCGGGGAAGATTTTAATTCTGCCGGCTACAAAACCGCGCTTGTTGGCAAAGCCCATTTTCAGCCGTTGTCTTCAACGGAGGAGTACCCGTCGCTTGAGGCTTATCCGGTCCTGCAGGATTTGGAGATGTGGAAGCAATTCAACGGTCCTTTCTACGGCTTCGAGCATGTCGAGCTAACGCGCAATCATACCAACGAAGCTCATGTAGGCCAGCACTATGCCTTATGGATGGAGGAGAAAGGCTGCGTCAATTGGCGCGATTATTTCCTTCCTCCAACAGGCAACATGGATCCCGCCATTACGTACAAGTGGCCGATTCCCGAAAAATATCATTACAACACCTGGATCGCGGAGCGCACGAACGCGCTTATGGAGCAATACGCCGAAGAAGACAAACCGTTCTTCCTCTGGTCAAGCTTCTTCGACCCGCATCCGGAATACCTGGTGCCGGAACCTTGGGATACAATGTACGATCCGGATTCCCTGACGATTCCGGATATCGTGCCGGGCGAGCACGACAAAAACCCGCCTCATTTCGGCCTCACGCAAGAGGACAATCCGGACTTCTCCCCTTGGGCGGAAACGGGTAATGGCATTCACGGTTACCGTTCGCACCATTACTATGAATACGGGGAGAAGAAGAAGCTTACCGACTACGACAAGAAGAAGCTGGTCGCCGTCTATTACGGCATGATCAGCATGATGGACAAATATATCGGAACCATCCTCGACAAGCTCGAAGAGCTTGGCATCGCGGACAATACTGTCGTCGTCTTTACGACGGATCATGGACATTTCTTCGGCCAGCACGGTCTGCAGGCCAAAGGCGGCTTCCATTACGAAGACCTGATTCGCCTGCCCTTTATCGTGCGTTATCCGGGACAGGTTCCGGCGGGAGTAACGTCAGACGCGATCCAATCGCTGGTTGACCTTGCGCCAACGTTCCTGTCGCTCAGCGGCATTCCGGTTCCGCATGCGATAACCGGCGTCGATCAAAGCGAGGTATGGAGAGGCACGGCATCCGCTGCCAGAGATCATGCCATCTGCGAATTCCGTCACGAGCCAACAACCATTCATCAGAAAACGTACGTCGACCAGCGTTATAAAATCACGGTCTATTACAACCAAACCTACGGGGAAATCTTCGATCTGCAGGATGACCCAAGCGAGCTTAACAACTTGTGGGACGATCCGGCATACGCGGCGCTGAAATCCGAGCTTCTGCTCAAGTACATCTGGGCGGAGCTTGGCAAGGAGCCGATGCCGATGCCGCGCATCTCGGGCGCGTAG
- a CDS encoding glycoside hydrolase family 2 protein — protein MTTKSYSKDYPRPQLVRGDWHNLNGEWDFRFDDANAGEREKWQERFTATHRINVPFTYETKASGIGEESFHPYVWYSREISVPAEASGKQAILHFQAVDYDAKVWINGELAGSHQGGYAAFSVDMTPHFKFGADNRITVKVTDSNSCYQPRGKQRWVPDNFECFYVQTTGIWQTVWMEYVEEERLESVKITPDLDRHVVRFDYEVNGVRPGGDLLLEAIVTFKGQPVKRVALGIDRPCLTVEVDLHHEANGPWKRAYWTPARPNLYDVEFVLTSGGHVVDRTLSYFGMRKISIENGKVLLNNAPIYQRLILDQGYWTDSHLTPPSEEALIEDIDLILAMGYNGVRKHMKIEDARFLYWCDVKGLLVWSEMAATFEFHDRAVEAFTREWLEIIKQQHNHPSIITWVPFNESWGIGNILRDKRQQKFTEGIYHLTKSFDPNRPVIVNDGWEHTVSDIVTLHDYVQTGDGFLKRYRDNKDGIMSGETTCNHWKYAFAEGYGYRGQPIIISEFGGIAFQSDKGWGYGEQVDSVEAFTERFKGLTQAIKSVDYICGYCYTQVADVQQEINGLLTENRKPKIPLEEIRAINLG, from the coding sequence ATGACGACGAAATCATATAGCAAGGACTATCCTAGACCCCAGCTCGTGCGCGGCGATTGGCATAATCTGAACGGCGAATGGGACTTCCGCTTCGACGACGCAAACGCCGGCGAGCGCGAGAAGTGGCAGGAAAGGTTTACGGCAACACACCGGATTAACGTACCGTTTACGTACGAAACAAAAGCCAGCGGCATCGGAGAGGAAAGCTTTCATCCTTACGTGTGGTACAGCAGAGAGATCTCCGTTCCGGCGGAAGCGTCGGGCAAGCAGGCTATCCTGCATTTTCAGGCGGTAGACTACGATGCCAAAGTATGGATTAACGGCGAGCTGGCCGGAAGTCATCAAGGCGGCTATGCGGCATTCTCCGTCGACATGACGCCGCACTTCAAGTTCGGAGCCGATAACCGGATAACGGTGAAAGTAACGGACAGTAACAGCTGCTATCAGCCGAGAGGCAAGCAGCGCTGGGTGCCGGATAATTTTGAATGCTTCTACGTGCAAACGACGGGCATCTGGCAGACGGTATGGATGGAATACGTAGAAGAAGAGCGGCTGGAATCGGTCAAAATTACGCCGGATCTCGACCGTCATGTCGTTCGGTTCGATTACGAAGTGAACGGTGTCCGGCCCGGAGGCGATCTTCTGCTGGAGGCCATCGTTACATTCAAGGGGCAGCCCGTGAAGCGGGTTGCGCTGGGGATTGACCGTCCGTGCCTTACGGTTGAGGTTGATCTTCACCATGAAGCAAACGGACCGTGGAAGCGGGCGTATTGGACCCCGGCCCGTCCGAATTTGTACGATGTGGAGTTCGTCCTGACCTCGGGCGGACATGTTGTCGACCGTACGCTTTCTTATTTCGGCATGCGGAAAATATCCATCGAGAACGGAAAAGTGCTGCTGAACAACGCGCCGATCTACCAACGGCTTATTTTGGACCAAGGCTACTGGACGGACAGCCATCTGACGCCTCCAAGCGAAGAAGCTTTGATAGAGGATATCGACCTGATCCTGGCGATGGGCTACAACGGCGTGCGCAAGCATATGAAGATCGAGGACGCCCGTTTTCTCTATTGGTGCGACGTAAAGGGGCTGCTCGTCTGGTCGGAGATGGCGGCGACCTTCGAGTTCCATGACCGCGCGGTCGAGGCTTTCACGAGAGAATGGCTTGAAATTATCAAGCAGCAGCATAACCATCCGAGCATCATTACGTGGGTGCCGTTCAACGAGTCGTGGGGCATTGGCAACATCCTTCGCGACAAGCGGCAGCAGAAATTCACGGAAGGCATTTACCATCTCACGAAGTCGTTCGATCCGAATCGCCCGGTTATCGTCAACGACGGCTGGGAGCATACCGTGTCGGATATCGTGACGCTGCATGATTACGTCCAGACCGGGGACGGATTCCTGAAGCGGTACCGGGATAACAAGGACGGCATCATGTCAGGCGAGACAACCTGCAACCATTGGAAATATGCTTTCGCCGAAGGCTACGGCTACCGGGGACAGCCGATTATCATCAGCGAGTTCGGCGGCATTGCATTCCAGTCGGACAAGGGCTGGGGCTATGGGGAGCAGGTGGATTCGGTCGAAGCCTTCACGGAACGCTTCAAGGGGCTTACGCAAGCCATCAAGTCCGTCGATTACATTTGCGGCTATTGCTATACGCAGGTGGCCGACGTGCAGCAGGAAATTAACGGTCTGCTCACGGAGAATCGCAAGCCAAAGATTCCGCTGGAAGAGATTCGGGCTATTAACTTGGGCTGA
- a CDS encoding alpha-L-arabinofuranosidase C-terminal domain-containing protein, protein MTNKANITVDCAGASRHAVNPFLFGHFVEDIRDHMEAMLAFPLKDMDFESESETKREISGSWQAYTNGRNTKYALEAPAPKHSGRAQRIRLLSDDEAYAGIAQKAALKGPADYKLKVVARASIELKRLVVEAVDRHTEETLGSVIIELAGHNWREYEADLAVSRACADAELRVYIPGDHPRWADHVSTGMLWLDHVSLLAADSIALVKREVVDMTRELNAGMMRLAGNYISAYHWEHGVGPVLERPVMYNEAWGGWTSKYFGTDEFIAFCRELQVEPLICVNDGSGTPEEAAAWIEYCNGSADTPMGALRAANGYPEPYGVKHWEIGNEVWGGWQVGTCSAEEFAARTVSFAQAMKAADPSIVLLACGHYDQAWNKPVLEQAGELIDYLTLHIYHGYGPFGMNSSTPSEDRYKAIAAYPEFTRHYLRETTDSIKASPKHAHVKIAITEYNTMYYPNTIRKGLPNEHTLGAAVANAANLNEMLRSSDMVHIGSFSDLVNGWLGGCIRVGDHYADQYCGKESGWSNRPLDVYGTPTYEVMKLYANRNLQHMLAVQADCATFAVPSQKETPVELNGLPELDIAAGINGAGDTVTVFIVNRGLNEVNAVLDLAAFDAAGEMVLHEITGEGYDEINSVFEPGNIVSKSRTMQAAEWQRGVPLRPSSIYAAVFQGKV, encoded by the coding sequence TTGACTAACAAAGCTAACATAACCGTCGATTGCGCCGGAGCGAGCCGGCATGCCGTCAACCCGTTCCTGTTCGGCCACTTTGTCGAGGATATCCGGGACCATATGGAAGCCATGCTGGCCTTCCCGCTTAAGGATATGGATTTCGAGAGCGAGTCCGAAACGAAGCGGGAAATATCCGGAAGCTGGCAAGCCTATACGAACGGACGCAATACGAAATACGCGCTGGAGGCGCCCGCGCCCAAGCATTCGGGACGGGCGCAGCGCATCCGCTTGTTAAGCGATGATGAGGCCTATGCCGGGATTGCGCAGAAGGCCGCCCTCAAAGGGCCTGCCGATTATAAGTTGAAAGTCGTTGCCCGCGCGTCCATAGAGCTGAAGCGGCTGGTCGTGGAAGCGGTAGACCGGCATACGGAGGAAACGCTTGGTTCTGTGATTATCGAGCTCGCCGGCCATAACTGGCGGGAATACGAAGCGGACTTAGCCGTATCCCGTGCTTGCGCCGACGCCGAGCTTCGCGTCTACATCCCTGGTGACCATCCACGCTGGGCGGATCACGTATCGACCGGTATGCTCTGGCTCGATCATGTATCCCTGCTTGCAGCCGACAGTATCGCCCTGGTGAAGCGCGAGGTCGTCGATATGACCAGAGAGCTGAACGCCGGCATGATGAGACTGGCGGGCAACTACATCAGCGCCTACCATTGGGAGCATGGCGTTGGTCCCGTGCTGGAGAGACCGGTCATGTACAACGAGGCATGGGGCGGCTGGACGAGCAAATATTTCGGCACGGACGAATTTATCGCCTTCTGCCGGGAGCTGCAGGTAGAGCCTCTCATTTGCGTGAATGACGGATCCGGAACGCCCGAAGAGGCGGCGGCATGGATCGAGTATTGCAATGGCTCGGCCGATACGCCGATGGGCGCTTTGCGCGCCGCGAACGGATATCCCGAGCCATATGGCGTGAAACATTGGGAGATTGGCAACGAGGTATGGGGAGGCTGGCAAGTAGGAACATGCTCCGCCGAGGAGTTCGCGGCGCGTACGGTGTCGTTCGCCCAAGCGATGAAAGCGGCGGACCCTTCCATCGTGCTGCTGGCCTGCGGCCATTACGACCAAGCATGGAACAAGCCGGTGCTGGAGCAGGCAGGCGAGCTGATCGACTATTTGACCCTGCATATCTACCATGGCTACGGACCTTTCGGTATGAACAGTAGCACGCCTTCGGAAGACCGGTATAAAGCAATTGCTGCTTATCCGGAATTCACGCGGCATTACTTGCGGGAGACGACGGACAGCATTAAGGCAAGCCCGAAGCATGCCCATGTCAAAATCGCTATTACGGAATACAACACGATGTATTATCCGAATACGATCCGCAAAGGGCTGCCGAACGAGCATACGCTTGGCGCGGCGGTTGCCAATGCCGCCAATCTGAACGAGATGCTTCGTTCAAGCGATATGGTTCATATCGGCAGCTTCTCCGATCTGGTCAATGGCTGGCTCGGCGGCTGCATCCGGGTTGGCGATCATTATGCCGACCAATATTGCGGCAAAGAGTCCGGCTGGAGCAATCGGCCGCTCGACGTGTACGGGACGCCGACCTATGAGGTCATGAAGCTGTACGCAAACCGCAACCTGCAGCATATGCTTGCCGTGCAGGCGGACTGCGCGACATTTGCCGTGCCGTCGCAAAAGGAGACGCCGGTAGAGCTGAACGGGCTGCCGGAGCTGGACATCGCGGCGGGCATCAACGGAGCCGGCGATACCGTTACGGTATTTATCGTTAACCGCGGGCTGAACGAAGTGAATGCCGTGCTGGATCTGGCTGCCTTCGACGCAGCCGGAGAGATGGTACTGCACGAAATTACCGGCGAAGGCTACGATGAGATCAACAGCGTTTTCGAGCCGGGGAACATCGTGAGCAAGAGCCGGACCATGCAGGCAGCCGAGTGGCAGCGCGGCGTTCCGCTTCGCCCGTCTTCCATCTATGCGGCGGTATTTCAAGGCAAGGTATAG
- a CDS encoding carbohydrate ABC transporter permease has protein sequence MEKSISPSNERLFDAVVYIIAAIIMIIVLYPLLFIVSASFSDPSKVLNGDVWLLPQGLNVEAYANILQNDKIWIGYGNSIMYTVIGTVINIIMTILAAYPLSRPDLPLRNGIMVLITMTMFFSGGLIPTYLLVKDLGMVDTMWALIVPGAIATYNLIVMRTYFQNSIPWELQEAAHMDGCSNWRLLVSIILPLSKPILAVMVLFYAVGHWNSFFNALIYIRDEGKYPLQLVLREILLISQSAQTDGGSVGLEKQILLSESIKFAVIIVSSLPVLVMYPFVQRHFVKGVMIGSIKG, from the coding sequence ATGGAAAAGAGCATAAGTCCGTCGAATGAACGTTTGTTCGACGCAGTTGTATATATCATAGCCGCCATTATTATGATCATTGTGTTATACCCGCTGCTGTTTATTGTCAGCGCGTCGTTCAGCGACCCGTCCAAAGTATTAAACGGCGACGTGTGGCTGCTGCCGCAAGGCCTCAATGTCGAGGCTTACGCCAACATTTTGCAGAACGACAAGATCTGGATCGGCTACGGCAACTCGATTATGTATACGGTCATCGGAACCGTCATTAACATTATAATGACGATTCTCGCGGCGTATCCGCTGTCGAGACCGGATCTACCTTTGCGCAACGGGATTATGGTCCTGATTACGATGACGATGTTTTTCAGCGGGGGTCTTATCCCGACTTATTTGCTGGTCAAAGACCTGGGCATGGTCGACACCATGTGGGCGCTGATCGTGCCAGGCGCTATCGCGACTTACAATCTTATCGTTATGCGCACGTATTTTCAGAATAGTATCCCTTGGGAGCTGCAGGAGGCGGCCCACATGGACGGCTGCTCCAACTGGAGACTGCTTGTCAGCATCATCCTGCCGCTCTCGAAGCCGATTCTGGCCGTCATGGTGCTGTTCTACGCGGTTGGCCACTGGAACTCGTTCTTCAACGCACTGATTTATATTCGCGATGAAGGCAAATATCCGCTTCAGCTGGTGCTCCGCGAAATCTTGCTGATCAGTCAATCTGCCCAAACGGACGGCGGAAGCGTTGGCCTGGAGAAGCAAATTTTGCTGTCGGAGAGCATTAAATTCGCGGTTATCATTGTATCCAGCCTGCCCGTGCTGGTCATGTATCCCTTTGTGCAGCGGCATTTCGTCAAAGGCGTCATGATCGGCTCCATCAAGGGATAA
- a CDS encoding ABC transporter permease, whose amino-acid sequence MIENAGAAPVPGRKKRSDGLLKKMAKRYDLYLMLLPPLAFYLIFHYGPLYGLQIAFKNFNPAKGIIGSPWEGFGHFERFFNSYYFWRLLWNTVSINLFSLLIAFPVPILLALLVNEIKSRAYSKWLQNITYIPHFISVVVIVGILNVFLSPKTGPINQLIEAFGGTPINFLQEAAWFKPIFIGSNIWQSMGWQSIIYIAALSGVNPQLYEAAKMDGASRLRRIWHVSLPGIMPVIVILLILDIGHFMNIGFEKILLMQNNLNLESSDVISTFVYTTGILKGEYSYTAAIGLFNSVINLMLLLLVNRFARKTSETSLW is encoded by the coding sequence ATGATCGAGAACGCGGGGGCGGCCCCCGTTCCCGGCCGCAAGAAGAGAAGCGACGGGCTGTTGAAAAAAATGGCGAAGCGGTACGATTTGTATCTCATGCTGCTGCCGCCGCTCGCTTTTTATTTAATCTTCCATTACGGGCCGCTGTACGGCCTGCAGATCGCCTTCAAAAACTTCAATCCGGCCAAAGGCATTATCGGCAGCCCGTGGGAAGGCTTCGGCCATTTCGAACGGTTTTTCAACTCGTATTACTTCTGGCGGCTGCTGTGGAATACGGTATCCATCAACTTATTCTCGCTCCTCATCGCCTTCCCGGTACCGATCCTGCTGGCGCTGCTCGTGAACGAAATCAAAAGCCGGGCCTACAGCAAGTGGCTGCAAAATATTACGTACATTCCTCATTTCATCTCGGTTGTTGTCATCGTAGGCATTCTAAACGTGTTTCTGTCGCCGAAGACGGGACCAATCAACCAGCTGATCGAGGCGTTTGGCGGCACGCCGATTAATTTCCTGCAGGAAGCAGCCTGGTTTAAGCCGATCTTTATCGGCTCGAACATCTGGCAAAGCATGGGATGGCAATCCATTATCTATATCGCCGCGCTCAGCGGGGTTAATCCCCAGCTGTACGAAGCAGCCAAGATGGACGGCGCTTCGCGGCTCCGCCGCATCTGGCACGTATCGCTGCCGGGTATTATGCCGGTTATCGTCATCTTGCTCATTCTCGATATCGGCCATTTCATGAACATCGGCTTCGAGAAAATTTTGCTAATGCAGAACAACCTGAATCTGGAATCCAGCGACGTCATCTCCACGTTCGTCTATACGACGGGAATCTTGAAGGGCGAGTACAGCTACACGGCGGCCATCGGTCTGTTCAACTCGGTGATCAACCTTATGCTGCTGCTGCTCGTAAACCGTTTTGCCCGCAAGACGTCGGAGACGAGCTTATGGTAA
- a CDS encoding extracellular solute-binding protein, translating into MRKTWGRYAFATMLVTGLIVSGCSNGGNGNSNEKGGNTGDSKSSGSAENAVKTEGFPIVDTPIKLKMFTRVAPVNGPFKDMPVFQDYEKMSNIKVDFIEAPTDGFAEKKNLLFASNELPDALYRSGLTQLETVRYGSSGQLIPLEKLIDQYAPNLKSLMDQYPEIRAGITTPEGHIYAIPGIVTLGSARTDKRWINKAWLDKLGLKVPETTDELYEVLKAFRDGDPNGNGKADEIPMTARIGMPIVYQMAGAFGLDSQLGYNINVESDKVHIWSGDEQYKELLMYLNKLYKEKLIDPEIFSHTEAQYLAKQGTGNTGYFFDQTNNNFLTIQDQYIGIAPQAGPNGDRLQSQVAPVPRDYGAFAITSVNKYPEATMRWIDYFYSDEGSTLLRFGREGEHYEMKDGIPYYKEELLNVAGAQAKITPYAGGGAPHIISDKVASFINPPQVQEAYEQLEPYLPKIRYASPLFDEATAQKVNVLRNDIDKYFEEQSTKFIVGALSFDKWDEFQSTLKKMNIADLEKLYQDAYDKMAK; encoded by the coding sequence ATGCGAAAAACATGGGGGAGATATGCTTTCGCCACGATGCTTGTTACCGGATTAATCGTATCCGGCTGCAGCAACGGCGGTAACGGCAATAGCAATGAAAAAGGCGGCAATACGGGGGATTCCAAATCGTCGGGCTCGGCGGAGAATGCGGTAAAAACGGAAGGATTCCCGATCGTGGATACGCCGATCAAGCTGAAGATGTTTACGCGCGTCGCGCCCGTAAACGGTCCGTTTAAAGACATGCCTGTCTTCCAGGATTACGAGAAGATGAGCAACATCAAGGTCGATTTTATCGAGGCGCCGACCGACGGCTTCGCGGAGAAGAAAAACCTCCTGTTCGCATCCAATGAGCTTCCCGATGCTTTGTACCGTTCGGGTCTGACGCAGCTGGAGACGGTCCGCTACGGCTCTTCGGGACAACTGATCCCGCTGGAGAAACTGATTGATCAATACGCGCCCAACTTGAAGAGTCTCATGGATCAATATCCGGAGATCCGCGCGGGCATCACGACGCCGGAGGGACATATTTACGCGATCCCGGGCATTGTCACGCTAGGTTCCGCCCGGACCGACAAGAGATGGATCAACAAGGCATGGCTGGATAAGCTGGGCCTGAAGGTGCCTGAGACGACCGACGAATTGTATGAAGTGCTGAAGGCTTTCCGCGACGGCGATCCGAACGGCAACGGGAAAGCGGACGAAATTCCGATGACCGCGCGTATCGGCATGCCAATCGTCTATCAAATGGCGGGAGCGTTCGGGCTTGATTCACAGCTCGGCTATAACATTAATGTCGAAAGCGACAAGGTGCATATCTGGAGCGGCGACGAGCAGTACAAAGAGCTGCTCATGTATTTGAACAAGCTTTATAAGGAGAAGCTGATCGATCCGGAGATTTTCTCGCACACGGAAGCGCAATATCTTGCCAAGCAAGGTACGGGCAATACGGGCTACTTCTTCGATCAGACGAACAATAACTTCCTGACCATTCAGGATCAATACATTGGCATTGCACCTCAAGCAGGCCCTAATGGCGACCGCCTGCAAAGCCAAGTCGCTCCGGTGCCGCGCGACTACGGAGCATTCGCCATTACGTCCGTCAACAAATACCCGGAAGCGACCATGCGCTGGATCGACTATTTCTACAGCGACGAAGGCTCAACGCTGCTGCGTTTCGGCCGGGAAGGCGAGCACTACGAAATGAAGGACGGTATCCCTTACTACAAGGAAGAGCTTCTGAACGTAGCGGGCGCCCAGGCAAAAATCACGCCATACGCCGGCGGCGGCGCGCCTCATATCATCAGCGACAAAGTAGCATCGTTCATCAACCCGCCTCAAGTACAAGAGGCTTACGAGCAGCTTGAGCCGTATTTGCCGAAAATCCGCTATGCGTCGCCGCTGTTTGACGAAGCGACTGCCCAGAAGGTTAACGTTCTGCGCAATGATATCGACAAATATTTCGAAGAACAAAGCACGAAGTTCATCGTTGGGGCGCTCAGCTTCGACAAGTGGGACGAATTCCAGTCCACGCTGAAGAAAATGAACATTGCCGATCTTGAGAAGCTTTACCAGGATGCTTATGACAAAATGGCCAAATAA
- a CDS encoding response regulator transcription factor: MMYRVLLVDDEPLVRNDLRSLLDFRAHGFEICGEAQSAETALDMIGEQRPDVAILDVNMPGMNGVDLNRTIKQRYPAVQTIMLSSYDDYDYVRDCLKNGSVDYLLKHRLDKDTLLAMLEKAVQAGKSSEAASEADESSHFNAELVRSQISDLARGKAEAARELEGSIRRYGMYPQADLYAAAVLQIVPFLLLTESNTDVQTNRLVQQVVELMQQSLGDARERTAAYVEDGRIAVVFAIRERSEHAAASEAARSMSKLGHALEMYLNLKSTYAVGHVCNSLSQLGGSYASAERALDATTRAANPNAERGKGTRESRVALTIEEQKQLLLAIERLDGQGAQRLIASVFEPLRGLPLHSHAVQITVSELLHIGDKALKKGNRSPLGTTKDADRLPPRGELNRLGGVGELEKWLQSFYGVLLILLKEHHATGSYSRHVSQAIGFILERYSGIVTLELAAGFIGLNASYLSRIFKDETQSTFSEYVNRVRVDAARRLLESGQYTIKQVSDQVGFTTHNYFFKVFKEVTGMTPQAYWNSLGDGKAAAKEVVKYVE, from the coding sequence ATGATGTATCGCGTGTTATTGGTAGACGACGAGCCGCTCGTTCGCAACGATCTGCGGTCTTTATTGGATTTTCGCGCACATGGCTTCGAGATCTGCGGAGAAGCTCAAAGCGCGGAGACGGCATTGGACATGATTGGGGAACAGCGCCCCGACGTGGCGATCCTCGACGTCAACATGCCGGGAATGAACGGCGTGGATTTGAATCGGACGATCAAGCAGCGGTATCCTGCCGTTCAGACGATTATGCTCAGCAGCTATGACGATTACGATTACGTTCGGGACTGCCTGAAGAACGGTTCGGTCGATTATTTGCTAAAGCACCGGCTGGACAAGGATACTTTGCTGGCGATGCTTGAAAAAGCAGTTCAGGCGGGTAAATCATCCGAAGCCGCAAGTGAAGCCGACGAATCATCCCACTTCAATGCCGAGTTGGTCCGGAGCCAAATCTCTGACCTCGCAAGAGGCAAGGCGGAAGCAGCGAGGGAGCTGGAAGGCAGCATCAGGCGTTACGGCATGTACCCGCAGGCGGATTTGTATGCGGCAGCGGTCCTGCAGATCGTACCGTTCCTGCTGCTGACGGAATCCAATACCGACGTGCAGACGAACCGGCTGGTTCAGCAGGTTGTCGAGCTTATGCAGCAAAGCCTGGGAGACGCGCGCGAGCGCACGGCCGCTTACGTGGAGGACGGGCGGATCGCCGTCGTGTTTGCCATACGGGAGCGAAGCGAGCACGCAGCCGCAAGCGAAGCGGCCAGAAGCATGAGTAAGCTTGGCCATGCGCTCGAAATGTACTTGAATTTGAAATCGACCTATGCGGTTGGACATGTATGCAACAGCCTGTCGCAGCTTGGGGGAAGCTACGCCTCCGCGGAACGGGCGCTTGATGCGACAACCCGAGCCGCTAACCCAAATGCAGAACGCGGAAAAGGCACGCGGGAGAGCCGCGTCGCGCTTACGATCGAAGAGCAGAAGCAGCTGCTGCTTGCCATCGAAAGATTGGACGGGCAAGGCGCGCAGCGTTTAATCGCTTCGGTATTCGAACCGCTTCGCGGGCTTCCTTTGCATTCGCACGCGGTGCAGATAACGGTCAGCGAGCTGCTCCATATCGGCGATAAGGCGTTAAAAAAGGGGAACCGGTCTCCGCTTGGGACAACGAAGGATGCCGATCGTCTGCCGCCGCGCGGCGAGCTTAATCGTCTTGGAGGCGTCGGCGAGCTGGAGAAATGGCTCCAGTCGTTTTACGGCGTACTGCTGATTCTGCTTAAGGAGCATCACGCGACGGGCAGCTATTCCCGCCATGTATCCCAGGCGATCGGCTTTATTTTGGAGCGGTATTCCGGCATCGTGACGCTGGAGCTTGCCGCAGGCTTCATCGGCTTAAACGCTTCCTATCTGAGCCGGATCTTCAAGGACGAGACGCAGTCGACGTTCTCCGAATACGTGAACCGGGTACGGGTCGACGCGGCGCGCAGGCTGCTGGAAAGCGGCCAATATACCATCAAGCAGGTCAGCGACCAGGTGGGCTTTACCACGCACAACTATTTCTTCAAGGTGTTCAAGGAAGTGACGGGCATGACGCCGCAGGCGTATTGGAACAGTCTCGGAGACGGCAAGGCAGCGGCAAAGGAAGTCGTAAAATATGTGGAGTAA